One part of the Pseudomonadota bacterium genome encodes these proteins:
- the cmoB gene encoding tRNA 5-methoxyuridine(34)/uridine 5-oxyacetic acid(34) synthase CmoB — protein sequence MRDYLAALTTSHLPEIRKLLADYDTITASAKKGITRYRRPFESIQHIRAEHLDLTRDTVIIGKEEELDQEDREKVYQAMRAFMPWRKGPFEVFGTQIDAEWRSGRKWQRVEQVLPDLSGKIIADIGCNNGYYMFRMAAHEPRLVLGFEPHLQHHFSFRTLNSLARQGNLYSEMFGVEEIGLFDNCFDVVFMMGILYHRISPVEVLKETRKALRPGGALIVESQGIPGDDPVALFPETTYAKVPGIYFVPTATCLANWLSRAGYSDVEIFYTHPMNSSEQRRTDWMTFESYNDFIDPQNPSQTIEGYPAPLRIFVKAVNHG from the coding sequence ATGCGCGATTATCTTGCCGCCCTTACCACCAGTCATCTCCCCGAGATCAGGAAACTTCTCGCCGACTACGACACAATCACCGCCTCCGCCAAGAAGGGAATCACCCGTTACCGGCGCCCGTTCGAATCGATCCAACACATCAGGGCCGAACACCTCGACCTCACCCGGGATACAGTGATCATAGGCAAAGAAGAAGAGCTTGACCAAGAGGACCGGGAAAAGGTCTATCAGGCCATGCGCGCTTTCATGCCCTGGCGCAAGGGCCCGTTTGAGGTGTTCGGCACCCAGATCGACGCCGAGTGGCGAAGCGGGCGAAAGTGGCAGAGAGTCGAACAGGTCCTGCCCGACCTTTCCGGGAAAATCATCGCCGATATCGGCTGCAACAACGGTTATTACATGTTCCGGATGGCCGCCCATGAGCCCCGACTGGTTCTCGGCTTTGAACCCCATCTGCAGCATCATTTTTCCTTCCGCACCCTGAACAGCCTGGCCCGACAGGGGAATCTCTACAGTGAAATGTTCGGGGTGGAAGAGATCGGCCTCTTCGACAACTGCTTCGACGTGGTTTTCATGATGGGCATTCTCTATCACCGGATCTCGCCGGTGGAGGTGTTGAAGGAAACCAGAAAGGCGCTCCGGCCCGGCGGCGCCCTGATCGTCGAATCGCAGGGGATCCCAGGCGATGACCCCGTTGCCCTGTTCCCGGAAACCACCTACGCCAAAGTTCCCGGCATCTATTTTGTCCCCACCGCCACTTGCCTTGCCAACTGGCTGAGCCGCGCCGGATATTCCGACGTGGAGATATTCTATACTCATCCCATGAACAGCTCCGAACAACGCCGCACCGACTGGATGACCTTTGAATCCTACAACGATTTTATCGACCCGCAGAACCCGTCTCAGACCATTGAAGGCTACCCCGCCCCATTGCGGATTTTCGTCAAAGCCGTCAATCACGGATGA
- the cmoA gene encoding carboxy-S-adenosyl-L-methionine synthase CmoA: protein MKDDIYQHNGVDRDFRFDDKVADVFDDMLTRSVPCYQTVITMITSLLNRELAPGDTVYDLGSSTGNTLAELARNCVVPDLRFIGIDSSEAMISKALHKAEMFSLENRLTFRKGDIIDLEIADGGAIILNYTLQFIRPVLRDRFVKKLYASLRPGGILILSEKIISASPELNRAYIDFYLDFKRRNGYSETEIARKREALENVLIPFSIEENRELLSRAGFKTVETFFQWFNFSSMIAIKSS from the coding sequence ATGAAAGATGACATCTATCAGCATAACGGGGTGGATCGCGACTTCCGGTTCGACGACAAGGTCGCCGATGTCTTCGACGACATGCTTACCCGCTCCGTCCCCTGCTACCAGACGGTAATCACCATGATCACGAGCCTCTTAAACCGGGAACTTGCCCCGGGTGATACGGTTTACGACCTTGGTTCTTCAACCGGCAATACCCTGGCGGAACTTGCCCGAAACTGCGTTGTTCCCGACCTTCGCTTCATCGGCATCGACAGTTCGGAAGCCATGATCAGCAAGGCCCTCCACAAGGCCGAGATGTTTTCTCTGGAGAATCGCCTTACCTTCCGGAAAGGGGATATCATCGACCTTGAGATTGCCGATGGCGGCGCCATTATCCTGAACTATACCCTCCAGTTCATCCGACCGGTTCTGCGTGACCGGTTTGTGAAAAAGCTTTACGCCTCACTCCGGCCCGGCGGAATCCTCATTTTAAGTGAAAAAATTATTTCCGCGAGTCCTGAACTGAACCGGGCCTATATCGACTTCTATCTTGATTTCAAGCGCCGGAACGGTTACTCGGAAACAGAGATCGCCAGAAAAAGAGAGGCCCTGGAAAATGTCCTGATCCCGTTTTCCATTGAAGAGAACCGCGAGCTGCTCTCCCGGGCCGGCTTTAAAACCGTCGAAACCTTTTTCCAGTGGTTTAACTTTTCCTCCATGATCGCCATTAAGTCCAGCTGA
- a CDS encoding YhbY family RNA-binding protein — translation MAKKMIKQSPLNSRQKKVLRGLSHHLTVKAMLGREGLTDQVVKSVLAVLAAHELIKVKVQENFPHDRKEAAVMLADKTGAALVQLVGRIITLYKGNRDLPEDQRIPLP, via the coding sequence ATGGCAAAAAAGATGATCAAACAGTCCCCCCTCAATTCCCGGCAGAAAAAGGTTCTTCGCGGCCTCAGCCACCATCTGACCGTGAAGGCCATGCTCGGCCGTGAAGGGCTGACCGATCAGGTCGTCAAATCGGTCCTTGCGGTGCTTGCCGCCCATGAGCTGATCAAGGTCAAGGTTCAGGAGAACTTTCCCCACGACCGTAAAGAGGCCGCCGTGATGCTGGCCGATAAAACAGGGGCGGCGCTGGTCCAGCTGGTGGGCCGGATCATCACCCTCTACAAGGGGAATCGCGATCTCCCCGAGGACCAACGCATCCCCCTCCCCTGA